A portion of the Bombina bombina isolate aBomBom1 chromosome 9, aBomBom1.pri, whole genome shotgun sequence genome contains these proteins:
- the TYSND1 gene encoding peroxisomal leader peptide-processing protease — translation MVNLQPAEGSGCVVTISRPPHDPCTKAGGNMQKVDYGSERKPVTLHPNVSKNECDGQWSCSGVILDASLGIVLCHGAIFFPFLKKTERKFPETDDNLFLANDFVTDLIIQVECPSEPRNAKLEDHPITVVQEQRIGLIPIANHAGSPSDRQQLCAQILMLVPCVEFHVAFSRLFGKTEGWVFSSEEEKHEFGEMQKDLAYLHWFAVLRLQCPLTVQCGKITFIDSSKLLKGSEVFACGSPFGSFYPDIFLNTVSKGVLSNTAGHRNVVLLTDARCLPGSEGGGIFVVEGDWLHLAGIVVSPLCWKNNEWVGLTLACSISHILRNITKALGRTSAYVKHSLEAMQLVNNCVADLKRSPNHIEQLVAAVVLIDSGGVWGSGVLLDQKMVLTCRHVVRDATNVLVKIRHPASDKFQTVTGQVLFCTEEASPFDIAVVELEKMVPGIPKPVWPSDYRTGEDVFVLAYGAFGENCGPSVTSGSLSAVICVGDVPAMLQTTCAVHGGSSGGPVVSARSGKLLGIVTSNTRDNATGATYPHLNFSIPISVLQTALQRYRQFGELSGFQELNKASRAVRDVWRLQRRQENVLQSKL, via the exons ATGGTTAATCTGCAGCCAGCTGAGGGTAGTGGTTGTGTTGTCACCATTTCCAGACCACCACATGACCCTTGTACGAAAGCTGGGGGAAATATGCAAAAAGTAGATTATGGCAGCGAGAGAAAGCCAGTGACACTGCACCCAAATGTGTCTAAAAATGAGTGTGATGGGCAGTGGAGCTGCAGCGGAGTCATCCTGGACGCTAGCTTAGGGATAGTGCTATGTCATGGGGCAATATTTTTCCCCTTCCTGAAAAAGACAGAAAGGAAATTCCCAGAAACTGATGACAATCTTTTCCTAGCTAATGATTTTGTCACAGATCTGATAATACAGGTGGAATGTCCTTCTGAGCCCAGAAATGCTAAACTGGAAGATCACCCCATTACTGTGGTCCAAGAGCAGAGAATTGGACTGATCCCTATAGCAAACCATGCAGGGTCACCCTCAGACCGACAGCAACTCTGTGCACAGATACTTATGCTGGTGCCCTGTGTAGAATTCCATGTGGCATTTTCTAGATTGTTTGGAAAAACAGAAGGTTGGGTGTTCTCCAGTGAAGAGGAGAAGCATGAGTTTGGTGAGATGCAGAAGGACCTGGCCTATCTTCATTGGTTTGCTGTTTTGAGGCTCCAATGCCCCTTGACTGTGCAATGTGGTAAAATCACCTTCATAGACTCCTCAAAATTGCTGAAAGGCAGTGAAGTTTTTGCTTGTGGGTCCCCATTTGGTTCTTTCTACCCAGACATCTTCCTGAACACAGTGAGCAAAGGGGTCCTCAGTAATACAGCTGGCCACAGAAATGTTGTTCTTCTGACCGATGCTCGATGCTTGCCGGGTTCAGAAGGAGGTGGCATATTTGTTGTTGAAGGAGATTGGTTGCATCTAGCAGGCATTGTTGTGTCACCCCTTTGCTGGAAGAACAACGAATGGGTAGGACTGACCTTAGCGTGCTCCATTAGCCACATTCTGAGGAACATCACCAAAGCTTTAGGTAGGACTAGTGCATATGTAAAACACAGCCTAGAAGCAATGCAGCTGGTGAACAATTGTGTCGCTGATCTTAAGAGAAGTCCCAACCATATAGAGCAGCTGGTAGCAGCCGTTGTTCTGATAGACTCGGGCGGAGTTTGGGGATCTGGTGTCTTACTGGACCAAAAGATGGTGCTGACGTGTCGGCATGTGGTAAGGGATGCAACCAACGTCTTGGTGAAGATTCGGCATCCGGCATCTGACAA GTTTCAGACAGTTACAGGACAGGTGCTGTTTTGCACTGAAGAAGCGTCTCCATTTGACATTGCAGTTGTAGAACTGGAAAAAATGGTCCCAGGTATTCCTAAACCTGTGTGGCCTTCTGATTATCGCACAG GTGAAGATGTTTTTGTCCTTGCATATGGAGCGTTTGGTGAGAATTGTGGTCCGTCTGTAACTTCTGGATCCCTGTCTGCTGTGATTTGTGTGGGCGATGTCCCAGCCATGCTACAAACCACCTGTGCAGTTCATGGTGGCTCAAGTGGAGGTCCTGTGGTCAGTGCTCGCTCTGGAAAACTACTTG GGATTGTAACCAGTAACACGAGAGATAATGCTACCGGTGCCACGTACCCCCATCTGAACTTCAGTATCCCTATATCTGTCTTACAGACGGCCTTACAGAGGTACAGACAGTTTGGAGAGCTGAGCGGATTCCAAGAGCTAAATAAGGCCAGTCGCGCGGTGAGAGACGTGTGGCGCTTGCAGAGGAGGCAGGAAAATGTTTTGCAGAGCAAACTCTGA